The sequence CCCCTGAGGGGCATATGCCCCTGGTGAACCAGCTGAGGGGAGTTCGCCTGATGGACGCCTTGCTATCCCATCCAGGGGTGCAACAACGCGTTCCTTCCTGAGGCACAGCCCCTCACTCAGGGGTAGTGTCAATTCATTCGCTGTTCCCCTCTCTGGGGCTCCATGGCGCTGCGTTGGGCTGACTACATCACCCCATCGACTCTGCACCTCGCTCCGCTCCTGGAGCTGTTGCTAGAGCCGATTCAGAGTGCAGAGCAACTGGCAAGCCTGCAGCTGGGCCTCCAAGAGGTGTTGGTCAACGCCGTGCGCCATGGCAACGGCAATGACCCGCTCAAGTGCGTGCGTGTCCGCCGAATCTTGACTCCGCGCTGGTGTGTTTTTCAAGTTCAAGACGAAGGCCCTGGCGTGCCTCCTGCCGCTCGGCAGTCCATGCTTCCCGATCAACTCGATGCCGTCACCGGTCGGGGCTTCTTTTTGATCCACCAGTGCTTTGAAGATGTGCGCTGGAGCCATAGAGGTAATCGCGTGCAGGTGGCGATCCGCCGGGCCTAGGGCGCCGCTCTAGTGACCGTGGCTGGGGCACCCGGGGTCTTTGAGGTCACCCTTCAGCCATCCGAGGGCACTCTCCACCAGGGCCGTCGCCTCTCGTCGCTGGGGACTGACACTGGCTGC is a genomic window of Synechococcus sp. A10-1-5-1 containing:
- a CDS encoding ATP-binding protein produces the protein MALRWADYITPSTLHLAPLLELLLEPIQSAEQLASLQLGLQEVLVNAVRHGNGNDPLKCVRVRRILTPRWCVFQVQDEGPGVPPAARQSMLPDQLDAVTGRGFFLIHQCFEDVRWSHRGNRVQVAIRRA